GATATGTATAGGAGCCCTGCTGGTGGCGAGGGAAcacacctcagtgcgtgggcATCCCAGGACCCAGCGCCTACAGCGTGGGGAGGCCAAAGCAATGTGTCGCTtttggtggcggcggcccgGCCCTGGCTGGCGTGGCATCGTCGTggcgggcagcagcgaacccgcttgtgccacccatgtgatgCGCGCAGTGCCAGCGCGGCTCGAACGCATCCCCCACCGGGCCCTCGCGACCTACCGGTGTAGGGAGCCTGCCCACCACCCCGAGGGACGCCCCCtcaggtggcggccggcgtggtgggagcggctgtgaggcgggcGGATAGAgtttgaggcaggggccgtgctccgatggctgagtgggtgcactgctgtggcgcgcgtctctggcgctgctgggcacCACACAATCGGACTGGTGGCAGAATGAGCGTGCTGATGTAGAAAGTTGACTCGCTCTCGCTGTTTCACATTGTTTTGTCAGCAATTCTCCCCGGCAACACCGTCGCTAGCTGGCAGCTTGTACAAGGCCAAGTGTTATACACGGGCAAGAACgaaaaagcaaagaaaagaacagAGGGCGGCGCTGGTATCGCTGACGTGGAGGGAGGTTTTTTTGTGTATGCCTGCAAGGGGAAGACCTACGCGTGCATTGCACGCACgagcctctctccccccttacTGTTCTCTACGTGAGTTTGGCTCCCATCTACTGATTTCCTGAAGAGAGGGATCTCTTGGTGGAAGGGCTGGTGCCCCAtgtctcctccccttcctctcctcttcataTCCCCGCTCTGCACTTGTGTTGTTTCCCTCTACACCCGCTACTGTGCACTCTCCACCCCTGTAACCTCTGTGTTCTACGTTCCAATCAACGTGCATGTGCACTCgaccttttcttcctcccctaTCCCCCTCGTTCTGTGTGTGACGCCCTCTTCAGATTCTGCCACCACTGCGTAGGTCGCAAATTTCATAGCTTTTTCATCATAgcctctcttcgttttgGCCAGTGCTCTGCCGTTCTCCTTTCTCGgtgtctcctctctttcgctttcttctctccactgcctcctccgcgtcttttcctctttcctcgtgtgtgtgtgcgtgtgtgtgtgccatgcGGTTAACCTCTCATCTTCGCTGactgtctttctctgctgcccTCTCTTACTTGCCGTACACAGGCGTGCACTGGTGGTCAcgtgagagaggaaaggtgCCCGGCATCCATACACGCATCTGCATCCAGCACGTCTCGCACCCCCCGAGGTCGCACGCCGGGATAGttgtctcttctctctttccttatTGGATCCTATCGTGGACCACAAACAAAAAGTAAAGCAACAGACGTCTCGCCATCATGATCGGCGagctccttcttctcctggCTGCCGGTCTGGCGCTATACGGCTGGTACTTTTGCCAGTCCTTCAACACGACCCGCGCGACGGACCCCCCAGTCGTTCGCTGTACTACGCCGTTTGTTGGCCACATCCTTCAATTTGGCAAGGACCCGCTGGGCTTTATGCTGAACGCGAAGAGGAAGTACGGCGGCATATTCACCATGAACGTCTGCGGCAATCGCATCACTATCGTCGGCGACGTTCACCAGCACAGCAAATTTTTCACACCGCGTAACGAAATTCTCTCCCCGCGTGAGGTCTACAGTTTCATGGTGCCCGTCTTTGGAGAGGGCGTCGCCTACGCCGCGCCGTATCCGCGCATGCGCGAGCAGCTCAACTTCCTGGCAGAGGAGCTGACTGTGGCTAAGTTCCAGAACTTTGCTCCTTCGATACAGCACGAGGTGCGCAAGTTTATGAAGGCGAACTGGGACAAGGACGAAGGCGAGATCAACATCCTCGAGGATTGCAGCGCTATGATCATTAACACCGCCTGCCAGTGTCTCTTCGGCGAAGACCTGCGCAAGCGCCTCGACGCGCGCCAGTTTGCACAGCTGCTGGCCAGGATGGAGAGTTGCCTCATTCCTGCCGCTGTCTTCCTTCCGTGGATCCtgaagctgccgctgcctcagTCCTACCGCTGCCGCGATGCCCGCGCTGAGCTGCAGGACGTCCTCAGTGAGATCATCATCGCTc
This portion of the Leishmania panamensis strain MHOM/PA/94/PSC-1 chromosome 11 sequence genome encodes:
- a CDS encoding lanosterol 14-alpha-demethylase, putative (TriTrypDB/GeneDB-style sysID: LpmP.11.1090) is translated as MIGELLLLLAAGLALYGWYFCQSFNTTRATDPPVVRCTTPFVGHILQFGKDPLGFMLNAKRKYGGIFTMNVCGNRITIVGDVHQHSKFFTPRNEILSPREVYSFMVPVFGEGVAYAAPYPRMREQLNFLAEELTVAKFQNFAPSIQHEVRKFMKANWDKDEGEINILEDCSAMIINTACQCLFGEDLRKRLDARQFAQLLARMESCLIPAAVFLPWILKLPLPQSYRCRDARAELQDVLSEIIIAREKEEAQKDNSTSDLLAGLLGAVYRDGTRMSQHEVCGMIVAAMFAGQHTSTITTTWSLLHLMDPRNKKHLMKLHEEIDEFPAQLNYDNVMEEMPFAEKCARESIRRDPPLVMLMRKVLKPVQVGKYVVPEGDIIACSPLLSHQDEEAFPNPREWNPERNMKLVDGAFCGFGAGVHKCIGEKFGLLQVKTVLATVLREYDFELLGSLPEPNYHTMVVGPTASQCRVKYIKKKATA